The following nucleotide sequence is from Salvia splendens isolate huo1 chromosome 2, SspV2, whole genome shotgun sequence.
TCCATTTTTAGACTATTACTCCCTTATACATAAATTTGGctactattttgtattttaatgtacatgactataaatatatatataaaaaaaaagtaaaattaccAGCATGCCTAACAGCTTGATGCAGCTCCAAATTCTCAGGCTTCATGAAAACCTGGCCACATTGTGGGCAAGAAGAGATGGTATTCCTCAAGGAAGGATCTCTTGTCATGCCGAGAACGGGATCGACCACCATCCGGCACTCGTAGCAGCCGGAGAGCTTCCTAAACGGCATGCTCCTGAAGGATCCGGAGACGGAGGGGGAGGCCGAGGGGGCTGTGAGGAAGGAAGAGGACGAGGATGAAGAGGAGTTAATGGTGGTAGTGGCTTTCATTGATCTAGTAGTTGAGGCCTCACTGCTCCCTGAGGAGGAGAGATGGGCGGCGGCCCTCTTCTTGTTGGGAGATGAAGAGATGAGTATCTCTGGCTTCTGCATGCTGCAGAGGGAGCCTGAGCATTTCAGCTTCGTCTTGCATTGCTTCTTGTTTGTTTCGtctgttgttgttgttgttgttgatgatgatgttgtgtCTAGTTGTTTGGGGTGTTTCTTGGATTTGGGGGTGTCTTGAGGTTGTTGTTGGAGGTGTACCAGGTTCTGGTGGTGTTGTACCTGGAGGTACTTGCAGGTGAAGAGGCTTCGAACAGCTGCCCATGAATGGGGTTTTTCTTGGAATTGTTTGGGTTTTGGGATTCTGGGGTTTCTGCTTTTGGCCATTGTAGGAGGGGTTTTGGGAAGATCTTGGTGTGGAGTTttaatttgtgtgttttttatgtgtGAGAAGATTCAAGAAAATGAGTACAAACATGAACT
It contains:
- the LOC121768963 gene encoding uncharacterized protein LOC121768963 encodes the protein MAKSRNPRIPKPKQFQEKPHSWAAVRSLFTCKYLQVQHHQNLVHLQQQPQDTPKSKKHPKQLDTTSSSTTTTTTDETNKKQCKTKLKCSGSLCSMQKPEILISSSPNKKRAAAHLSSSGSSEASTTRSMKATTTINSSSSSSSSFLTAPSASPSVSGSFRSMPFRKLSGCYECRMVVDPVLGMTRDPSLRNTISSCPQCGQVFMKPENLELHQAVRHAVCELGGEDTSKNIVEIIFQSSWLKKNIPVCKIDRILKVQNTPKTISKFEEYRDTIKAKAGRLPKKHPRCAADGNELLRFHCTTLMCSLGLNGSSNLCNSIPSCAVCSIIKNGFKVTSQVSSKGILTTATSGKAHDSCCVAADEGKRAMLVCRVIAGRIKKNPEGNVEDYDSVAGAVGVYSNLDELYVFNPKAILPCFVVIYRGI